The genomic stretch ttactCTGAGTTCAGTGAATTATTGTTTAATTTCTAGtcagttatttatttttattttcattttcttatttgaatttatttgctTGTTATCATTCCTACAAAATCACCCCCTGTGTTACTCTGAATTTCTTAAGAAACAAGTAtacccagtccctgtggatacgaccctacttgccctgtctaCAAATTCGTAATTATTTGTGGAAAGAAATAACCAttccattcgggtatatcggattaagcaaactcttcgggaacaaggtgaatcaagtaacccattgcacacctagagtccctgctccagcaCTTGGAATTGGGTTTTGGTCATTTTAACTGGCAGTtaggtttaattttattattgcacaggcttcgacaacctgtcagaTGAAAATGACGTTTGAAGTTCTTCAAGTTATAATAGCAAAGTAACAGTAATAATTGATACAAACCAAAATGAATGTCTCTGTAAGGACATTTAAGTAATTACACCAATAAAAAAGCTATTATAGGTTGTACCCATTGTAgaaaaaatgatcaaataatCTCACATTCCCAAACTACCCAAacttttgaacaaatcatcattGTATCTTTTAGAATACAAGGATATTTCAGTAAACACAATAATATACATGCTATATAAAGTAGTACCCAATACTATAACTACACTCAAAACAACCTCACAAtcccaaaatacccctactcttgcggttgaaattcaaagCCATTCTTTGACCCAAACTTATTCGTATATAGTATAAGGAATTGTTTTGTAATGATTGTTTTCTAGTTGTTATTCGATATTTACTAATCTTGTACTTAGTCAATGAATTGGTATTAGTCTCACACTTCTCTTTCTAACTACGTTTAGTCaaactcttccttttttctCCGTTAGAATTTTGTTagttttcaattcttttttacTATAAAGTTTTTGGTTTCGATTTCACTTTCGAAGTACATCAAAAATACCAAATAATCGTCCTACTAATCTCATCTTTTTTTatgttcattttcttcttcaatccaAAAGTTGCCGATCGTTGCCTCGTCTTAGAGTTGCTTTAGGTTACATACAAATTCTTTTCATCTGTGTTTTTAGCATGATCCTATACAGATGCTAAAATATCTATTTTTCCAGGGAGATCATATTGAATCACTTTTGTCATCAAAATTGGTGATGGTGGCACGGTAATTAGTAATCAGCAACAAAAATTCTTTACTAACGAATCTATGACAACTAAAATGATAGTGAGATGTGCCAGTGGCCTTAAATTCTTTTACGATAGTCATTGAGCTCCTCTGCTTACAGAATTTCCCATTCATCATGGGAATTGCAAaacaaaaattctttaaaaGGAAGTATCTTTTGCTTCCATTAGAAAGCTACATGGattactttactttatttagGCGACAAAAACCTGAAAATTGTGTaagaaaaattcatcaaaatgcTAATTTGCAAATTTCTGATGATGTCAGAGCAACCATGGATGAATACCCACTTGAAATTCACAAGGTTTGCATGACCCAGACAAATCTTGGTGTAGACCCAGACAAATTATGCAACATCTATCAAGATGGCATACGAGGAATAAGAATGAATTACTATCCACCTTGCCAGCAAGCAGACAAAGTTATTGGCCTGACTCCGCACTCTGATGCAACAACACTGACCTTATTAGTTCAGGTCAATGATGTTCAAGGCCTGCAAATCAAGAAAAACAATACATGGGTGCCTATTAGACCCATTCCTGGAGCAATCATCATCAATATCGGTGATATTATGGAGGTAAATGACCACTAAAACCAAATTCCCACTTACTGAGCATCTATAGATATCATTAAGTTGATGTGCTTCGATGATTTGTGCAGATAATGAGCAATGGGGAATATAGCAGCATTGAGCGTAGAGCTGTCGTGGATTTCcacaaagaaaaattttcaattgctgcatttcacGGAAAAAATTTCACAGCAAAAGTTGGTCCTCTAGCAGATCTTGCCAAGGAAATTGAAGCACAATACAAGACAATAGAAACTGAGGGCCTTCTCAGACTGAATCTAAGCGCCAAACTTGATGGCAAAAGCTTACTGGATCACATAAGGATAAACAAGTGAAAGAATCAGCACATTTTCACTTGCAGTactactgttttttttttttttaatcttcatCATAAACCAAGCTTAATGAATTACCAATATGTCTTCATGGAAGTTTCTAGTTGCATGTTAACGATATGGTTGTCCAACTCTGGTCCTTAGTTAACTTCCTTTCTTATACTTTAGTAGTGTAAGTACTAGCCTACTAGGCTAGTCCAAGTCAGATTCCTAAGGTTATATCGGCGGTGGCGTTTGGTTTTCCAAATTCAAGCGTGTTTCCTGGATGAAGTATCAATATTAGGAAGTTTGTAATTCTATATATACCTATAGTGGTGTGCTAGATTTGCATTTGTCTGAACGATATCAGACCTATCTTGGATGAATGCTCACTTGAACTGCTTGAAGTCTGCATAACCCTTGTTAAAGTGATGGTCACGGGCCAGATGCAATATAGCCAAATGTTGCTAGAGTCTTGGTGTAGGCAGTGCTCTCCCCACCAGCCAATATTTTTGCAACACCAAAATTAGTCACACAGGCAACCATATCTTCGTTTAGAAGGACATTATTTGGCTTCAAATCATAGTGAACCACGGGAATTGAGTAACTATGATGGAGGTACTCCAAAGCAGACGCCACATCTATCATCACATTCATTCTTTGGATGATACTTAAGCAATTGTTGTAAGAATACAACCACTTCTCAAGTCAAGGCTCTCATCGGGCATGTAATCAAGTATTAATACCTTGAAGTCATCATTAGAGCATACACCGATGACTTTGGTCAGATTTCTGTGCTAAGACTGCGTAAGGCTTCACGTCTCTCGTGAAACTCTTGAATGAATATTCCAACGGTAAATTGAACACTTTTATGGGCACACACATTCCATTAGCTAGAATCCCTTTGTAAACATATCCAAAACTTCCCCTGCCTAGTAAGTTGCTTTCATCATAACCATTGTTTGCTTGTAGGAGTTCATAATACGAAATCCTTCCTTTTACTGTCAAGGAGAACAAATTAGTTCCATTAGGAACCTTCTCCTTTGTTACGtatcaaaagaacaaaaatgCCAAGGCTACACCAGCAATTATTGCTTAAACTCCAAACACTATCAATTTAGTTATTTGAGAACTGATTCATCGACAAATCCATCCATGTTGCAACCTTCAACTGTCCAATCTCTGAAGGTAGAGAGCCAGTCAAGAAATTCGATGACAGAATAAATCCCAAGAAATCTTTGAGGCTCCACCAACTATCAGTGACATAAGAAGTTATTCTGTTGGAAGCTAGATAAAGATACCTGAGAGAAGTAAGATTACCTAAACATGCAGGAATTGATTTCCAATCAGATGTAATAAATTGAAGTACTGTAAGCTACACAA from Coffea eugenioides isolate CCC68of chromosome 8, Ceug_1.0, whole genome shotgun sequence encodes the following:
- the LOC113779991 gene encoding codeine O-demethylase-like — translated: MDEYPLEIHKVCMTQTNLGVDPDKLCNIYQDGIRGIRMNYYPPCQQADKVIGLTPHSDATTLTLLVQVNDVQGLQIKKNNTWVPIRPIPGAIIINIGDIMEIMSNGEYSSIERRAVVDFHKEKFSIAAFHGKNFTAKVGPLADLAKEIEAQYKTIETEGLLRLNLSAKLDGKSLLDHIRINK